The Streptomyces sp. NBC_01353 genome contains a region encoding:
- a CDS encoding universal stress protein: protein MAGHEFPEPADRKRVADSTVDPLAVEQPRHSCDPAFRHGVVVGFDGSTSSERALAYAIGMAKRSGSGLIIVHVANRLPTTVWAGCEPPVFVDVPDHRTEVLGLELACADYLAEVPWILVERGGDICHELEEVGREYSADAIVVGSTHGIVGRIFGSVAGRLAKRAQRPVIVIP, encoded by the coding sequence ATGGCCGGTCACGAATTCCCCGAACCCGCGGACCGCAAGCGCGTCGCCGACTCCACGGTCGACCCCCTCGCGGTGGAACAGCCACGTCACTCCTGTGATCCCGCCTTCAGGCACGGAGTGGTCGTCGGCTTCGACGGCTCGACCTCCAGTGAGCGGGCCCTCGCGTACGCCATCGGCATGGCCAAGCGCTCCGGCTCCGGCCTGATCATCGTGCATGTCGCCAACCGGCTGCCCACGACCGTCTGGGCGGGCTGCGAGCCGCCGGTCTTCGTCGACGTACCGGACCACCGCACCGAGGTGCTCGGTCTTGAGCTCGCCTGCGCCGACTACCTCGCCGAGGTTCCGTGGATCCTCGTCGAGCGCGGTGGCGACATCTGCCACGAACTGGAGGAGGTCGGCCGGGAGTACTCGGCCGACGCGATCGTGGTCGGCTCCACGCACGGCATCGTCGGCCGGATCTTCGGCTCGGTGGCCGGACGCCTCGCGAAGCGCGCGCAGCGTCCCGTGATCGTCATCCCCTGA
- the glmS gene encoding glutamine--fructose-6-phosphate transaminase (isomerizing) → MCGIVGYIGKRDVAPLLLEGLQRLEYRGYDSAGIVITSPKAAGLKMVKAKGRVRDLEARVPKRFTGTTGIAHTRWATHGAPSDINSHPHLDPENKVAVVHNGIVDNAQELRAKLEADGVVFASETDTEVITHLIARSQATSLEEKVREALKVIEGTYGIAVMHADFNDRIVVARNGSPVVLGIGEKEMFVASDVAALIAHTRQVVTLDDGEMATLKADDFRTYTTSGASTTATPETVEWEAASYDMGGHDTYMHKEISEQPDAVDRVLRGRIDDRFSTVHLGGLNLDAREARTIRRIKILGCGTSYHAGLIGAGLIESMARIPADAEPASEFRYRNPVVDPDTLYIAVSQSGETYDVLAAVQELKRKGARVLGVVNVVGSAIAREADGGVYVHAGPEVCVVSTKCFTNTVTAFALLALHLGRIRDLSVTDGKRIIEGLRKLPAQISEILETEDEIKKIAAEYAGAQSMMFIGRVRGYPVALEASLKLKEISYIHAEAYPASELKHGPLALIEPALPTVAIVPDDDLLEKNRAALEEIKARSGRILAVAHQPQAKADHTIVVPKNEDELDPILMGIPLQLLAYHTALAMGRDIDKPRNLAKSVTVE, encoded by the coding sequence ATGTGCGGAATCGTCGGTTACATCGGAAAGCGTGACGTGGCCCCGCTGCTGCTGGAAGGCCTGCAGCGGCTGGAGTACCGGGGGTACGACTCCGCCGGCATCGTGATCACCAGCCCGAAGGCCGCCGGCCTGAAGATGGTGAAGGCCAAGGGTCGGGTCCGTGACCTCGAGGCCCGCGTCCCCAAGCGCTTCACCGGCACCACCGGCATCGCCCACACCCGCTGGGCCACCCACGGCGCGCCGAGCGACATCAACTCGCACCCGCACCTGGACCCCGAGAACAAGGTCGCGGTCGTCCACAACGGCATCGTCGACAACGCGCAGGAGCTGCGCGCCAAGCTCGAGGCGGACGGCGTCGTCTTCGCCTCCGAGACCGACACCGAGGTCATCACCCACCTGATCGCCCGCTCCCAGGCCACCAGCCTGGAGGAGAAGGTCCGCGAGGCGCTCAAGGTCATCGAGGGCACCTACGGCATCGCCGTCATGCACGCCGACTTCAACGACCGCATCGTGGTGGCCCGCAACGGCTCCCCGGTCGTCCTCGGCATCGGCGAGAAGGAGATGTTCGTCGCCTCCGACGTCGCCGCCCTGATCGCCCACACCCGCCAGGTCGTCACCCTCGACGACGGCGAGATGGCCACCCTCAAGGCCGACGACTTCCGCACGTACACGACCTCGGGCGCCTCCACGACGGCCACCCCGGAGACCGTGGAGTGGGAGGCCGCCTCCTACGACATGGGCGGCCACGACACGTACATGCACAAGGAGATCTCCGAGCAGCCCGACGCGGTCGACCGCGTGCTGCGCGGCCGGATCGACGACCGCTTCTCCACGGTCCACCTGGGCGGCCTGAACCTCGACGCCCGCGAGGCCCGCACCATCCGCCGCATCAAGATCCTCGGCTGCGGCACCTCGTACCACGCCGGCCTCATCGGCGCCGGGCTCATCGAGTCCATGGCCCGTATCCCCGCCGACGCCGAGCCGGCCTCGGAGTTCCGCTACCGCAACCCGGTCGTGGACCCCGACACCCTCTACATCGCCGTCTCCCAGTCCGGTGAGACGTACGACGTGCTGGCCGCCGTCCAGGAGCTGAAGCGCAAGGGCGCCCGCGTCCTCGGCGTCGTCAACGTCGTCGGCTCGGCGATCGCCCGCGAGGCCGACGGCGGCGTGTACGTGCACGCCGGCCCCGAGGTCTGCGTCGTCTCCACCAAGTGCTTCACCAACACGGTCACGGCCTTCGCGCTGCTGGCCCTGCACCTCGGCCGCATCCGCGACCTGTCGGTGACCGACGGCAAGCGGATCATCGAGGGCCTGCGCAAGCTGCCCGCGCAGATCAGCGAGATCCTCGAGACCGAGGACGAGATCAAGAAGATCGCCGCGGAGTACGCGGGCGCCCAGTCGATGATGTTCATCGGCCGCGTGCGGGGCTACCCGGTCGCCCTGGAGGCCTCCCTGAAGCTCAAGGAGATCTCCTACATCCACGCCGAGGCATACCCGGCCTCCGAGCTGAAGCACGGCCCGCTCGCCCTGATCGAGCCGGCCCTGCCGACGGTCGCGATCGTCCCCGACGACGACCTGCTGGAGAAGAACCGCGCCGCCCTGGAGGAGATCAAGGCCCGCAGCGGCCGCATCCTCGCGGTCGCGCACCAGCCGCAGGCGAAGGCCGACCACACCATCGTCGTCCCGAAGAACGAGGACGAGCTGGACCCGATCCTGATGGGCATCCCGCTCCAGCTCCTCGCGTACCACACGGCGCTCGCCATGGGCCGCGACATCGACAAGCCGCGCAACCTGGCCAAGTCCGTCACGGTCGAGTAG
- a CDS encoding GPR1/FUN34/YaaH family transporter, with protein sequence MDNEVAAGNTTSTLGHLALGLTLLAFGIGSTGVIDNVAASDAAALATWVGGVALFLVGLLALRAGDGGTGTAYSALGAFWFTWGTGVGGDASAEATGLFLLLWALLALTLTMASAGSGLFGQGVYGLLFVALLLLGIGALADNGGLGKAGGWVAAVAGLAAWYGATAAVANWPTSLKSAAGRGVTAAG encoded by the coding sequence GTGGACAACGAAGTCGCCGCGGGAAACACCACCTCCACTCTCGGCCACCTCGCGCTCGGACTGACCTTGCTGGCCTTCGGCATCGGCAGCACAGGCGTCATAGACAACGTCGCGGCGTCCGACGCCGCAGCCCTCGCCACCTGGGTCGGCGGCGTGGCGCTCTTCCTCGTCGGTCTGCTCGCCCTGCGTGCCGGCGACGGCGGTACGGGCACGGCCTATTCGGCGCTCGGCGCCTTCTGGTTCACCTGGGGGACCGGAGTGGGCGGCGACGCCTCGGCCGAGGCGACCGGTCTCTTCCTCCTGCTGTGGGCGCTGCTCGCGCTCACGCTGACCATGGCGTCCGCGGGCAGCGGACTGTTCGGACAGGGCGTGTACGGGCTGCTGTTCGTCGCGCTGCTGCTGCTCGGCATCGGCGCCCTCGCCGACAACGGCGGGCTGGGCAAGGCGGGCGGCTGGGTCGCCGCGGTCGCCGGACTCGCGGCCTGGTACGGCGCGACGGCGGCGGTGGCCAACTGGCCGACCTCACTGAAGAGTGCCGCGGGCCGGGGTGTGACGGCCGCCGGCTGA
- a CDS encoding helix-turn-helix domain-containing protein — MSQDSAVPEVARKLSGRRRREVVAVLLFSGGPIFESSIPLSVFGIDRQDAGVPRYRLLVCAGEEGPLRTTGGLELTAPYGLDAISRAGTVVVPAWRSITSPPPPEALEALRRAHEEGARIVGLCTGAFVLAAAGLLDGRPATTHWMYAPTLAKRYPSVHVDPRELFVDDGDVLTSAGTAAGIDLCLHIVRTDHGTEAAGALARRLVVPPRRSGGQERYLDRSLPEEIGADPLAEVVAWALEHLHEQFDVETLAARAYMSRRTFDRRFRSLTGSAPLQWLITQRVLQAQRLLETSDYSVDEVAGRCGFRSPVALRGHFRRQLGSSPAAYRAAYRARRPQAETVTTVLDPMVPSQVSPVRRPGGPLEPGKPPSDLYASGRPALPGQRSAP; from the coding sequence ATGAGCCAGGACTCCGCCGTACCGGAGGTCGCACGGAAGCTTTCCGGGCGCCGCCGTCGCGAAGTCGTCGCGGTGCTGCTGTTCAGCGGCGGCCCCATCTTCGAGAGCTCCATCCCGCTCTCAGTGTTCGGAATCGACCGGCAGGACGCCGGAGTGCCGCGTTACCGGCTGCTCGTGTGCGCCGGCGAGGAAGGCCCGCTGCGGACCACAGGGGGCCTCGAACTGACCGCGCCGTACGGCCTGGACGCGATCAGCCGGGCCGGCACCGTCGTCGTACCGGCCTGGCGGTCGATCACCTCGCCGCCACCGCCGGAGGCGCTCGAAGCGCTGCGCCGGGCACACGAAGAGGGCGCGCGGATCGTCGGGCTGTGCACCGGCGCGTTCGTGCTCGCCGCGGCCGGACTGCTCGACGGCCGGCCGGCGACCACGCACTGGATGTACGCGCCGACGCTCGCCAAGCGCTATCCGTCGGTCCACGTGGATCCGCGGGAGCTCTTCGTCGACGACGGGGACGTACTGACATCGGCCGGCACCGCGGCCGGAATCGACCTGTGTCTGCACATCGTGCGGACCGACCACGGCACGGAGGCCGCGGGCGCCCTGGCGCGCCGCCTGGTCGTCCCGCCGCGGCGCAGCGGCGGCCAGGAGCGCTACCTCGACAGGTCTTTACCAGAGGAGATCGGCGCCGACCCGCTCGCGGAGGTCGTCGCCTGGGCGCTGGAGCACCTCCACGAGCAGTTCGACGTGGAGACCCTCGCGGCCCGTGCGTACATGTCACGGCGGACGTTCGACCGCAGGTTCCGCTCGCTCACCGGCAGCGCTCCCCTGCAGTGGCTGATCACCCAGCGGGTGCTGCAGGCGCAGCGGCTGCTCGAGACCTCCGACTACTCGGTCGACGAGGTCGCGGGTCGCTGCGGCTTCCGCTCCCCGGTGGCGCTGCGCGGTCACTTCCGCCGCCAGCTCGGCTCCTCGCCGGCCGCGTACCGCGCGGCCTACCGGGCCCGGCGCCCGCAGGCCGAGACGGTGACGACGGTGCTGGACCCGATGGTGCCCTCGCAGGTGTCGCCGGTCCGGCGTCCCGGCGGACCGCTGGAGCCGGGCAAGCCGCCGTCCGACCTGTACGCGTCGGGCCGCCCGGCACTGCCGGGCCAGCGCAGCGCCCCATAA